CGAACTGGACTAGCAGGTGAGCGAAATGGTTGATATGACTAAAACTACCCCTCAGAAAAAACTGACTCCGGGTGATATTCGTGGCGTGTTCATCCGTTCAAACCTGTTCCAGGGTTCATGGAACTTCGAACGTATGCAGGCGCTGGGCTTCTGCTTCTCCATGGTACCGGCAATCAAACGTCTGTATCCGGAGAATAACGAAGCGCGTCGTCAGGCGATTAAGCGTCACCTGGAATTCTTCAACACCCATCCTTACGTTGCGGCGCCGGTTCTGGGCGTAACGCTTGCGATGGAAGAGCAGCGTGCCAACGGCGCAGAGATTGACGATGGTGCCATCAACGGTATCAAAGTGGGTCTGATGGGGCCGCTGGCAGGCGTGGGTGACCCCATCTTCTGGGGTACCGTGCGTCCGGTCTTCGCCGCACTTGGTGCCGGTATCGCCATGAGCGGTAGCCTGCTCGGGCCTCTGCTGTTCTTTATCCTGTTCAACGTGGTGCGCCTGGCCACCCGCTACTACGGCGTGGCGTACGGCTACCGTAAGGGCGTGGATATCGTTCAGGATATGGGCGGCGGCTTCCTGCAGAAACTGACTGAGGGGGCGTCAATCCTCGGCCTGTTTGTCATGGGGGCGCTGGTGAACAAGTGGACGCACGTGAATATCCCGCTGGTGGTGTCAACCATCACCGGCCAGGATGGCCAGACCCGTGTGACCACCGTGCAAACCATCCTTGACCAGCTGATGCCGGGCCTGGTGCCGCTGCTGCTGACCTTCGCCTGTATGTGGCTGCTGCGTAAGAAAGTGAATGCGCTGTGGATCATCGTCGGCTTCTTCGTTATCGGTATCGTTGGTTACGCGATCGGTCTGCTGGGTCTGTAAGTTTTAACTGAATACACCGGGGGCATGAAGGCCCCCGTTTTTTTATCCGGAGGATGAATGACGGTCACGGACATCGTACTGGTTGTTTTTATTGTTGCCCTTCTGGCGTATGCCATCTACGACGAATTGATCATGCCCCGCCGCAACGGCGCGACGCTGCTCTCAATCCCCCTTCTGCGCCGTGGTCGCGTTGACGGCATCATCTTTACCGGCCTGCTGATGATCCTTATTTATAACAACGTGATGAGTCAGGGAGCATTACTGACCACATGGTTATTATGTGCCCTGGCATTAATGGGGTTTTATCTCTTCTGGATCCGGGCCCCGAAAATAATCTTCAAATCCACTGGATTCTTTTTCGCCAACGTCTGGATAGAATATAACCGCATTAAAGAGATGAATTTATCGGAAGATGGCGTGCTGGTAATGCAATTAGAGCAGCGACGCCTGCTTATCCGGGTACGGAATATTGACGATCTGGAGAAGATATACAGATTACTTGTTAAAACTCAATGAGATATAATAATAGCACTGGCTATATCTGGACAAATATTTAGCAATGCCATATAGCCATGGCTATATTATTTCACGAAATTCACGCCTTATTATTAACGTTATTTTCACAACAAAATCTAAATGAAAATCGTTATCAATAAGTAAACTGAATAATACATTCCTGTTGTTGTTTTATATTCTCAAAATATGTTAAGGTTGCGCCCGTCGTTGGGGAGTAGCCGATTTCCGGTTTGCCGGAAATGTACGTGTCAACATACTCGTTGCAAAACGTGGCACGTACGGATTGTTTCTGCACTGAGCAGAAGGGTCAGGCGAGACCATAGATGCATCTACTGCTGTTTACTGGGGGCAGTGATGTGTCATATGGATATTCCCGGTCTGGACGCATTTATGAACC
This DNA window, taken from Leclercia adecarboxylata, encodes the following:
- a CDS encoding PTS mannose transporter subunit IID; this translates as MVDMTKTTPQKKLTPGDIRGVFIRSNLFQGSWNFERMQALGFCFSMVPAIKRLYPENNEARRQAIKRHLEFFNTHPYVAAPVLGVTLAMEEQRANGAEIDDGAINGIKVGLMGPLAGVGDPIFWGTVRPVFAALGAGIAMSGSLLGPLLFFILFNVVRLATRYYGVAYGYRKGVDIVQDMGGGFLQKLTEGASILGLFVMGALVNKWTHVNIPLVVSTITGQDGQTRVTTVQTILDQLMPGLVPLLLTFACMWLLRKKVNALWIIVGFFVIGIVGYAIGLLGL
- a CDS encoding DUF986 family protein, which produces MTVTDIVLVVFIVALLAYAIYDELIMPRRNGATLLSIPLLRRGRVDGIIFTGLLMILIYNNVMSQGALLTTWLLCALALMGFYLFWIRAPKIIFKSTGFFFANVWIEYNRIKEMNLSEDGVLVMQLEQRRLLIRVRNIDDLEKIYRLLVKTQ